In Malus sylvestris chromosome 16, drMalSylv7.2, whole genome shotgun sequence, the following are encoded in one genomic region:
- the LOC126607073 gene encoding heavy metal-associated isoprenylated plant protein 3-like: MEAFTWLKRKGFGTADQVPLREEVMCLLAELEFNMHCGHCADDVKKCCSKTKGVESVEVDQVNKVVTVEGRFRHKQLLKCLRRANKIVKVKRLVTEEIQGQYVMQNN, encoded by the exons ATGGAGGCCTTTACTTGGCTAAAGAGAAAAGGGTTTGGGACAGCTGACCAAGTCCCCTTAAGAGAAGAG GTTATGTGCCTGCTTGCTGAGCTAGAATTCAACATGCACTGTGGACATTGTGCAGATGATGTCAAGAAATGCTGCAGTAAGACGAAAG GAGTTGAAAGTGTTGAGGTTGATCAGGTGAACAAAGTAGTGACAGTGGAAGGAAGATTTCGTCATAAACAGCTTCTCAAATGCCTCCGAAGGGCTAACAAGATTGTTAAAGTAAAGAGGTTGGTTACGGAAGAAATACAAGGACAATATGTGATGCAGAACAATTAG